In the genome of Cryptomeria japonica chromosome 8, Sugi_1.0, whole genome shotgun sequence, one region contains:
- the LOC131037018 gene encoding glutamate receptor 3.5 — protein MGRIHCNSLVLIYTILILRVFHVAGSTAVGDTVNIVAILDVSTPAGKAANTSLHFALQDVNDEAANGTRLNLTIQESRGFVGNVLQVFRSEVAAILVEDPKISKLLAPVAEEVHVPILSISSAHGFGTTSASTYLLSTFPSRYDDMNATAAIAAYFKWKSVVVMYEDDEFWLNGVYQLTEALQEFQQDAVNNRTTISRTTALSCASSRDKIWETLVDLNNTSGVRAFIVHTSVDVALNMFFIAQQLGMMDKSYVWLVTDSVASFLDSLPPSIQTLQGIVGVKSVATPQFTELRERLQLNASEDGINRIGIQAYSSLKLIARAVAALHSQDIEIGYDGQIPQNVTDFPGSTMVLKGGELLREKIGQLEIGAVDKNLKIREYEIINVVGKSYKTVGFWKTDTGRLQSAGKEENKLGSIIWPGDSTQVPNGYKKLVIGKLIQSISSDYIEFIGRISGYTNDTFEAAIDTLPYNLPFVYKAFENHNSNVSNYDALVSELVDGNTFDAVVGDSTILWNRSLYVDFTQPYTQMGLLLMVPLKKARGQTWTFLYPFNTGLWVIAGTFFVFTAFLLWLMEYQDNHEFQGGVIQEVVTSLTLSASAFVFVHREEVRSTLGKGILATWLFIALILNNSYTAHLTSILTVQRWVPTITKMESLTTSNVKVGYQNNSFVKNYLTGNLKIPQDRLVPLGNTYDYVQKLTSEEVGAIVDESLYVQIVKSLYPCAKFEVVDQGYFDTGRLGFFFRKGSPFLLDMSKAVLNTSEQHFTVQSIRNKWFGETTRCPDMERGIESSNTPITPANLWILFVLTASVYAIAALIHIGRKFHPSRQNLGATQTQFFNAFNDEGQILQLTRGPAPM, from the exons ATGGGGAGGATTCATTGCAACTCTCTGGTTTTAATATACACAATCTTGATTTTACGAGTCTTTCATGTTGCTGGCTCCACCGCTGTTGGTGACACAGTTAACATTGTTGCCATTCTTGATGTGAGTACACCCGCAGGAAAGGCGGCCAATACGTCTTTACACTTTGCTCTCCAAGATGTTAACGACGAGGCAGCTAATGGTACTCGCCTCAACCTCACAATTCAAGAATCTCGAGGATTTGTTGGAAacg TTCTGCAAGTATTCAGAAGTGAGGTTGCGGCAATCCTGGTGGAGGACCCTAAGATTTCAAAGCTTTTGGCCCCTGTAGCGGAAGAAGTTCACGTACCAATCCTGTCAATCAGCAGTGCGCACGGTTTTGGAACTACAAGTGCCTCCACATATTTGCTTTCCACATTTCCTAGTCGTTATGACGATATGAACGCCACAGCAGCCATAGCAGCCTACTTTAAGTGGAAGTCAGTGGTCGTGATGTATGAGGACGATGAATTCTGGTTAAATGGTGTATACCAATTGACAGAGGCGCTGCAGGAGTTTCAGCAGGACGCGGTAAACAACAGGACAACAATTTCAAGGACAACAGCGCTTTCTTGTGCTTCAAGTCGAGACAAAATTTGGGAAACCTTAGTGGATTTGAATAACACAAGTGGTGTTAGGGCTTTCATTGTGCACACGAGTGTTGATGTGGCTCTTAACATGTTTTTCATAGCACAACAGTTAGGCATGATGGATAAAAGCTATGTCTGGCTTGTCACGGACTCTGTTGCTTCCTTTTTGGATTCTCTGCCTCCTTCTATCCAAACATTGCAAGGAATTGTGGGAGTTAAAAGCGTTGCAACACCCCAATTCACAGAATTGCGGGAGAGGCTGCAGCTCAACGCTTCAGAAGATGGCATCAACCGAATCGGGATACAAGCGTACAGTTCCCTTAAGCTCATTGCAAGGGCAGTTGCTGCCTTGCATTCACAGGACATAGAGATTGGATATGATGGACAAATTCCCCAGAATGTCACGGATTTCCCTGGCTCGACGATGGTTTTAAAAGGAGGCGAATTGCTTCGTGAGAAGATTGGCCAGTTAGAAATTGGTGCTGTTGACAAGAATTTAAAAATTCGTGAGTATGAGATAATTAACGTGGTGGGAAAAAGTTACAAAACAGTTGGGTTTTGGAAAACAGACACCGGGCGGCTTCAATCCGCAGGCAAAGAAGAAAATAAGCTGGGAAGTATCATCTGGCCTGGCGATAGCACACAAGTTCCCAATGGGTACAAAAAACTTGTAATTGGAAAGCTCATACAGAGCATTTCTTCTGATTATATTGAGTTCATCGGCCGGATTTCAGGCTACACGAATGACACATTTGAGGCTGCCATAGACACGCTCCCGTACAATCTGCCTTTCGTTTACAAGGCCTTCGAGAATCACAACTCAAATGTCTCTAACTACGATGCACTTGTATCCGAGTTAGTCGATGGAAAT ACATTCGATGCAGTGGTGGGGGACTCGACAATTTTGTGGAACCGTTCTTTGTATGTTGATTTCACCCAGCCATACACCCAAATGGGTCTGCTGTTGATGGTACCATTGAAAAAAGCAAGAGGGCAGACGTGGACGTTTCTCTATCCATTCAATACAGGGTTGTGGGTTATAGCGGGGACATTCTTCGTCTTCACTGCGTTCCTTCTGTGGCTCATGGAATATCAGGACAACCATGAATTCCAAGGCGGAGTTATCCAAGAAGTAGTAACTTCATTGAC ATTGTCCGCCTCTGCCTTCGTATTCGTTCACA GAGAGGAGGTGAGGAGTACTCTGGGCAAGGGAATACTAGCTACGTGGCTCTTCATCGCTCTAATATTGAACAACAGCTACACTGCACATCTCACCTCTATTCTGACAGTACAGAGATGGGTTCCTACCATTACAAAAATGGAGAGCCTCACCACAAGCAATGTTAAAGTGGGTTACCAGAATAATTCATTTGTTAAAAATTATCTCACAGGTAATCTGAAAATACCTCAAGATAGACTAGTGCCTTTGGGAAATACCTATGATTACGTGCAAAAGCTAACGAGTGAGGAAGTGGGTGCCATAGTGGATGAGAGCCTATATGTTCAAATAGTGAAATCTCTCTACCCATGTGCAAAATTCGAAGTTGTCGATCAAGGATACTTCGACACAGGACGCTTGGGATTT TTTTTTCGCAAAGGGTCACCATTTTTATTAGATATGTCTAAAGCGGTGCTCAACACATCGGAGCAGCATTTCACGGTACAGAGTATACGCAACAAATGGTTTGGCGAAACAACGCGGTGTCCAGATATGGAGAGAGGGATTGAGTCCAGCAATACTCCCATTACTCCAGCCAATCTATGGATTCTTTTCGTTCTCACCGCATCCGTCTATGCTATTGCAGCGTTGATTCATATCGGCCGAAAGTTCCATCCGAGTCGGCAGAATTTGGGTGCAACCCAAACACAATTTTTTAACGCATTCAATGATGAAGGCCAAATCTTACAGCTTACCAGGGGCCCCGCCCCCATGTAA
- the LOC131037030 gene encoding glutamate receptor 3.4, which produces MGTAFAYSSQAVTSTMGRIHCASLFSIYSLLILLVFDVTVYTRADDTLNIAAILDMTTPAGKAANMSLLFALQDVNDKADNGTRLNLTIRESRGIVGNVVQVFRSEVAAILVQDPKISKFLASIAEEVHVPILSFSGAHGFGTASESTYLLSTFPSSYGDMNAIAAIGGYFQWKSVVVLYEDDGFWLNGVYQLTEALREFQEDCGSSRTTISRTTALSAGSRREKIRETLVELKNESRVRAFIVHTSVDVAFRMFSIAQDLGMMAESYVWVVTDSIASSLDSLSSTSIQTFQGIVGVKSVPTPQFTELRQRLRLISSDDDINRIGIQAYTSLKLFASAVAALRSQDIKIGYGGLIPTNDKDFHASTMVLTGGNLLRREIVQAISGAVSDDLEIREYEIINVFGKSYKTVGFWTKDTGRLQSARKEENKLGSIIWPGDTTQVPNGYRKIVIGRIMGKNVSDPTEFGDRIRGYTNDTFQAAVNTLGYNLPLAYEAFDKGNSNLSNFDALVTELFQGNRFDAVVGDATILWNRSLYVDFTPPYTQTGLVMMVPLKRVRGRTWTFLHPFTAGLWAIAGAFFVFTAFLVWLMEHEYNDDFQGGVTQQVVTSLTLSVSAFVFAPREELRSSLGKGIIATWLFIAAILNNSYTAHLTSILTVQRLVPTITKMESLTTSNVKVGYLNNSFVKNYLMDNLQILENRLVPLGSPYDYVPKLITGEVGVIVDESLYVSMGKSLYPCAKFEVIDHGYLDTGGFGFFFRKGSPFLSDISEAVLSISEKHFTVESIHNKWFGETTSCPDLDTGVDSNSTPISPANLWTLFVLTASTYALTALVHIGRKLHQSRQDWSARVAHTVDFSKHVMTILKSLQIPRLPASTEIQR; this is translated from the exons ATGGGGACTGCATTTGCATATTCATCACAAGCTGTGACTTCCACAATGGGGAGGATTCATTGCGCTTCTCTGTTTTCAATATACAGTCTATTGATTTTACTGGTTTTTGATGTTACTGTCTACACCCGTGCTGATGACACACTAAACATTGCTGCTATTCTTGACATGACTACACCTGCGGGAAAGGCGGCCAACATGTCTTTACTCTTTGCTCTTCAAGATGTTAACGACAAGGCGGATAATGGTACTCGCCTCAACCTCACAATCCGAGAATCTCGAGGAATTGTTGGAAACG TTGTGCAAGTGTTCAGAAGTGAGGTTGCGGCGATCCTAGTGCAGGACCCTAAGATTTCAAAGTTTTTGGCCTCCATAGCGGAAGAAGTTCATGTACCAATCTTGTCCTTCAGCGGTGCGCATGGTTTTGGCACTGCAAGTGAGTCCACATATTTACTTTCCACGTTTCCCAGTAGTTATGGTGATATGAACGCCATAGCAGCCATAGGAGGGTACTTTCAGTGGAAGTCAGTGGTCGTGCTGTACGAAGACGATGGGTTTTGGTTAAATGGTGTTTACCAATTGACTGAAGCGCTGCGGGAGTTTCAGGAGGACTGCGGGAGCAGCAGGACGACAATTTCAAGGACAACAGCGCTTTCTGCTGGTTCGAGGCGAGAGAAAATCAGGGAAACCCTGGTGGAATTGAAGAACGAAAGTCGTGTTAGGGCTTTCATCGTGCACACCAGTGTTGATGTGGCTTTCAGAATGTTCTCCATAGCACAAGATTTGGGCATGATGGCTGAAAGCTATGTTTGGGTTGTCACGGATTCTATTGCTTCCTCTTTAGATTCTCTGTCGTCTACTTCTATCCAAACATTTCAAGGAATTGTGGGAGTTAAAAGCGTTCCAACACCCCAATTCACAGAATTACGGCAGAGGCTGCGGCTCATCTCTTCAGACGATGACATCAACCGAATTGGGATACAAGCGTACACTTCACTTAAGCTCTTTGCAAGTGCAGTTGCTGCCTTGCGTTCACAGGACATAAAGATTGGATATGGTGGACTAATTCCCACGAATGACAAGGATTTCCATGCTTCGACGATGGTTTTGACAGGAGGGAATTTGCTTCGTCGGGAGATTGTTCAAGCAATATCTGGGGCTGTTAGCGATGATCTAGAGATCCGTGAGTATGAGATCATTAACGTGTTTGGAAAAAGCTATAAAACAGTTGGGTTTTGGACAAAGGACACAGGGCGGCTTCAATCTGCACGGAAAGAAGAAAATAAGCTGGGGTCTATTATCTGGCCAGGCGATACCACACAAGTTCCCAACGGCTACAGAAAAATTGTAATTGGAAGAATCATGGGGAAGAATGTATCAGATCCCACTGAATTCGGCGACCGAATTAGAGGCTACACCAATGACACATTCCAGGCTGCTGTAAACACACTTGGGTATAATCTGCCTCTCGCTTACGAGGCTTTCGACAAAGGCAACTCAAATCTCTCTAACTTCGATGCATTAGTTACAGAGTTATTCCAAGGAAAT AGATTCGACGCGGTGGTGGGGGACGCGACAATATTGTGGAACCGCTCTTTGTATGTTGATTTTACCCCGCCATACACTCAAACGGGTCTGGTGATGATGGTACCATTAAAAAGAGTACGAGGGCGGACGTGGACGTTTCTCCATCCATTCACTGCAGGGTTGTGGGCTATAGCGGGGGCTTTCTTCGTCTTCACGGCATTCCTTGTGTGGCTCATGGAACACGAGTACAACGATGATTTCCAAGGGGGAGTTACTCAACAAGTAGTAACTTCATTGAC ATTGTCCGTCTCTGCGTTCGTATTTGCTCCCA GAGAGGAGTTGAGGAGTAGTCTGGGCAAGGGAATAATAGCTACCTGGCTCTTCATCGCCGCAATATTGAATAACAGCTACACTGCACATCTCACCTCTATTCTCACGGTGCAGAGATTGGTTCCTACCATTACAAAAATGGAGAGCCTCACCACAAGCAATGTCAAAGTAGGTTATCTGAATAACTCATTTGTTAAAAATTATCTAATGGATaatttgcaaatacttgaaaaccGCCTAGTACCTCTGGGAAGTCCCTATGATTACGTGCCAAAGTTAATAACTGGGGAAGTGGGTGTCATAGTAGATGAGAGCTTATATGTTTCAATGGGCAAATCTCTCTACCCATGTGCAAAATTCGAAGTCATAGATCATGGATACTTGGATACAGGAGGCTTCGGCTTT TTTTTTCGCAAAGGGTCACCATTTTTATCTGACATATCGGAAGCCGTGCTCAGCATATCAGAGAAGCATTTCACAGTAGAAAGTATCCACAACAAATGGTTCGGAGAAACAACGTCGTGTCCAGATTTGGACACAGGGGTGGACTCGAACAGCACACCCATTTCCCCGGCCAATCTGTGGACTCTTTTCGTTCTCACCGCATCAACCTATGCTCTCACAGCGTTGGTTCATATTGGCCGAAAGTTGCATCAGAGTCGGCAAGATTGGAGCGCTAGGGTAGCCCATACAGTAGATTTTTCAAAGCATGTAATGACTATACTCAAATCTTTACAGATTCCGAGGCTTCCGGCGTCCACAGAAATCCAACGCTGA